A single region of the Hominilimicola fabiformis genome encodes:
- the hcp gene encoding hydroxylamine reductase, protein MENKMFCFQCEQTAGCSGCTGKVGVCGKNADVAALQDKLTGELIGLVRATGDVVPTGNVLKLIIEGLFTTLTNVSFNEQTLNELIEKVCTERERLVPQCFACASPCGTNNEYDLSHIWTDNEDIRSLKSLILFGIRGMAAYAYHAMVLGYTNDEVSHFFVKALFALGEDWGMDKLLPIVMELGKVNLVCMEMLDKANTGTYGTPTPITIDLKVEKGPFIIISGHDLLDLKLLLEQTKDKGINIYTHGEMLPAHGYPELKKYKHLKGNFGTAWQNQQKEFANVPAPILFTTNCLMPPKDGYSDRVFTTEVVSYPEITHIGDDKDFTPIIEKALELGGYDEDKQFTGINGGTSVTTGFGHGTILSVADKVIDAVKSGAIKHFFLVGGCDGARVGRNYYTDFVKQTPDDTIILTLACSKYRFNDLDLGTIIGGLPRIMDMGQCNDAYGAIKVAIALAEAFECEVNELPLSMILSWYEQKAVCILLTLLHLGIKNIRLGPTLPAFISPNVLGYLVENYNIAKITTPEEDLKNILG, encoded by the coding sequence ATGGAGAATAAAATGTTTTGCTTTCAATGTGAACAGACAGCAGGATGTTCCGGTTGTACAGGTAAGGTAGGCGTATGCGGTAAAAACGCAGATGTTGCCGCTTTGCAGGATAAATTGACAGGTGAACTTATCGGACTTGTTCGTGCAACAGGTGATGTTGTACCGACAGGAAACGTTTTAAAACTTATAATAGAAGGACTTTTTACAACTCTTACAAATGTCAGCTTTAATGAGCAGACACTTAATGAATTGATTGAAAAAGTTTGCACAGAAAGAGAAAGACTTGTTCCGCAATGTTTTGCTTGTGCGTCACCGTGTGGAACAAATAACGAATATGATTTGTCGCATATTTGGACAGATAATGAAGATATTCGCAGTTTGAAATCACTTATACTTTTCGGTATAAGAGGTATGGCGGCATATGCTTATCACGCTATGGTACTTGGCTATACAAATGATGAAGTCAGCCATTTCTTTGTGAAAGCATTGTTTGCACTTGGCGAAGATTGGGGAATGGATAAGCTTTTACCGATAGTTATGGAATTGGGAAAAGTTAATCTTGTGTGTATGGAAATGCTTGATAAAGCGAATACGGGAACTTACGGAACACCGACACCGATTACTATTGATTTAAAGGTCGAAAAAGGTCCTTTTATCATAATTTCGGGACATGATTTGCTTGATTTAAAATTGCTTTTGGAGCAGACAAAGGATAAGGGTATTAATATATATACACATGGAGAAATGTTACCGGCACACGGTTATCCGGAATTAAAGAAGTATAAGCATTTAAAGGGTAACTTCGGTACGGCATGGCAAAATCAGCAAAAAGAATTTGCAAATGTACCTGCACCGATATTGTTTACAACAAATTGTTTAATGCCGCCAAAGGACGGCTATTCGGACAGAGTGTTTACAACAGAAGTTGTATCATATCCTGAAATCACACATATCGGTGACGATAAAGACTTTACACCGATTATCGAAAAGGCTCTTGAGCTGGGCGGATATGACGAGGATAAGCAATTTACAGGTATAAACGGCGGAACAAGCGTGACAACAGGTTTCGGACACGGAACAATATTGAGCGTTGCGGATAAAGTTATTGACGCAGTTAAGAGCGGCGCTATAAAGCATTTCTTCTTGGTAGGTGGCTGTGACGGAGCACGTGTAGGAAGAAACTATTATACCGATTTCGTAAAGCAAACGCCTGACGATACCATTATATTAACGCTTGCTTGCAGTAAATATCGTTTTAACGACCTTGATTTAGGTACAATAATAGGCGGTTTGCCGAGAATTATGGACATGGGACAGTGTAATGACGCATACGGTGCGATTAAAGTAGCCATTGCACTTGCGGAGGCATTTGAATGTGAAGTAAATGAACTTCCGCTTTCAATGATACTTTCATGGTACGAACAGAAAGCTGTATGTATTCTGCTTACACTTCTTCATCTCGGTATTAAAAATATCCGTCTTGGTCCTACACTCCCAGCATTTATATCACCGAATGTATTGGGATACTTGGTAGAAAACTACAATATTGCAAAAATTACAACACCTGAAGAAGATTTAAAAAATATATTAGGTTAA
- a CDS encoding Crp/Fnr family transcriptional regulator — translation MNYLFLTKTAFFNGLSENEIKTILNCLGAYQKSFKKSEFIYHSGDTVSDMGLVLSGSVNIVVNYYWGSSNIFGHIGQGEIFAETYATIPNKEMLCDVVAAEKTEVLFINVEKVLSVCENQCSFHNRLLRNLLKNSAQKNISLATRMMHTASKFIRDRLLSYFSEQAILNGSNTFTVPFSRQQLADYLGVDRSAMSNELSKMKRDGLIDYQKNDFILISNDF, via the coding sequence ATGAATTATTTATTTTTAACAAAAACAGCATTTTTTAACGGACTTTCCGAGAATGAAATTAAGACGATATTAAATTGTCTTGGTGCATATCAAAAAAGTTTTAAAAAATCTGAATTTATTTATCACAGCGGTGATACTGTCAGTGATATGGGGCTTGTTTTGTCGGGCAGTGTAAATATTGTCGTCAACTATTATTGGGGCAGCAGTAATATATTTGGTCACATAGGTCAAGGTGAAATTTTTGCCGAAACTTATGCGACCATTCCGAATAAAGAAATGCTATGTGATGTGGTTGCAGCAGAGAAAACGGAAGTTCTGTTTATTAATGTAGAGAAAGTTCTTTCCGTATGTGAAAATCAATGTTCTTTCCATAACCGACTTTTACGAAATCTTCTAAAAAATTCGGCACAGAAAAATATATCCCTCGCCACAAGAATGATGCACACTGCGTCAAAGTTCATTCGTGACAGATTATTGTCGTATTTTTCAGAACAGGCGATTTTAAACGGCAGTAATACATTTACTGTCCCATTTTCACGTCAACAGCTTGCCGATTACCTCGGAGTTGACCGCAGTGCAATGTCAAACGAGCTTTCAAAAATGAAACGAGACGGATTAATTGACTACCAAAAAAATGATTTTATACTTATAAGTAATGATTTTTAA
- the prfA gene encoding peptide chain release factor 1 has translation MFDKLEALEERFQLVSEKISDPDIIADQESWRKYCKEHSDLTPIIDKYRELKSAKQTVADDKEMLDAGQDKEFEEMIRLEMAEAEETIERASEELKILLLPKDPNDEKNVIMEIRGGTGGDEAALFAADLMRMYSMYAESKNWKIDILSSNPTDIGGYKEVSFSIEGQGAYSRLKFESGVHRVQRVPETESSGRIHTSAVTVAVLPEVEEVEVEINQNDLRIDVFRAGGPGGQCVNTTDSAVRITHIPTGIVVSCQDEKSQHKNKDKAMKILRSRIYDVMEEQRHKEIADERKSQVGSGDRSERIRTYNFPQSRVTDHRINLTLYKLEQILDGNLDEIIDALVTADQAAKLAGQND, from the coding sequence ATGTTTGATAAATTAGAGGCGCTTGAAGAGCGCTTTCAGCTTGTATCAGAGAAGATAAGTGACCCTGATATTATCGCCGACCAAGAGTCATGGCGTAAATACTGTAAGGAACATTCGGACCTTACACCGATTATTGATAAGTACAGAGAATTGAAGTCAGCAAAGCAGACTGTTGCAGATGACAAGGAAATGCTTGACGCAGGACAAGACAAGGAATTTGAAGAAATGATACGTCTTGAAATGGCAGAGGCAGAAGAAACAATCGAAAGAGCAAGCGAAGAATTAAAAATTCTTCTTCTTCCGAAAGACCCTAACGACGAAAAGAACGTTATTATGGAAATCCGCGGCGGTACAGGCGGTGACGAAGCCGCACTTTTTGCCGCAGACCTTATGAGAATGTATTCAATGTATGCCGAGTCAAAAAATTGGAAAATCGATATTCTAAGCTCCAACCCAACTGACATTGGCGGTTACAAAGAAGTCAGCTTTTCAATCGAAGGTCAAGGCGCATACAGCAGACTTAAATTTGAAAGCGGTGTACACCGTGTTCAGAGAGTTCCGGAAACAGAATCAAGCGGAAGAATTCATACTTCTGCCGTTACGGTAGCTGTTTTACCGGAAGTTGAAGAAGTTGAAGTTGAAATTAATCAGAACGATCTTAGAATTGACGTATTCCGTGCAGGCGGACCTGGCGGACAGTGTGTAAACACAACTGACTCCGCGGTAAGAATTACACATATTCCAACAGGAATTGTTGTTTCGTGTCAAGACGAAAAATCACAGCACAAGAATAAAGATAAAGCTATGAAAATTCTTCGTTCGAGAATTTATGATGTTATGGAAGAACAACGTCATAAAGAAATTGCAGACGAAAGAAAATCGCAAGTCGGCAGCGGTGACAGAAGTGAACGTATCAGAACATACAACTTCCCTCAAAGCCGAGTTACCGACCACAGAATTAATCTTACATTATATAAACTTGAACAAATACTTGACGGTAATCTTGATGAAATTATTGATGCACTTGTTACGGCTGACCAAGCCGCAAAACTTGCAGGTCAGAATGATTAA
- a CDS encoding SDR family oxidoreductase, translating to MKMDLHENLKGKTVVITGGSGILCREFAYAYAKQGMNVAVLGRTLSKLEEVRDKINELGGNGLAVVCDVVDKDSVINAKKVVNDTFGKVDILVNGAGGNHPKGTTTKEYFEKGDIENPDVVSFFDLSKENFNYVFDLNIVGTLIPTQVFIVDMLDNPGANVLNIASMSSYHAITKVSAYCAAKAAISNFTEWLAVHFAKSGIRVNALAPGWFETVQNKTLLRNPDGSLSERSKKVLAHTPMGRFGVPEDLTGTLLWLTDSAQSGFVTGATIPVDGGFQAYFGV from the coding sequence ATAAAAATGGATTTACACGAAAATTTAAAAGGTAAAACAGTTGTTATAACAGGCGGCAGCGGTATTTTATGCCGTGAATTTGCTTACGCATATGCTAAACAAGGTATGAATGTCGCCGTTTTGGGACGTACACTTTCAAAACTTGAAGAAGTTCGTGATAAGATAAACGAACTTGGCGGTAACGGTCTTGCTGTTGTATGCGACGTTGTTGATAAGGACAGCGTTATCAACGCAAAGAAAGTTGTAAATGATACTTTCGGAAAAGTTGATATACTTGTAAACGGTGCAGGCGGTAATCACCCAAAAGGTACTACAACAAAAGAATATTTTGAAAAAGGCGATATTGAAAATCCTGATGTTGTTTCATTTTTTGACTTGTCAAAGGAAAACTTCAATTATGTATTTGACCTAAATATTGTAGGTACTCTTATTCCTACACAAGTATTTATAGTTGATATGCTTGATAATCCTGGTGCTAACGTGCTTAATATCGCGTCAATGAGTTCGTACCACGCAATTACAAAAGTAAGTGCATATTGTGCCGCAAAAGCCGCTATTTCCAACTTTACAGAATGGCTTGCAGTACATTTTGCAAAAAGCGGTATCAGAGTAAATGCTCTTGCACCGGGCTGGTTTGAAACAGTGCAGAATAAAACACTTTTGAGAAATCCGGACGGCTCACTTTCGGAACGTTCAAAGAAAGTTCTTGCTCATACTCCTATGGGACGTTTCGGTGTTCCGGAGGATTTGACAGGTACATTGTTATGGCTTACCGACAGTGCTCAATCAGGTTTTGTTACAGGTGCTACAATCCCTGTTGACGGCGGTTTCCAAGCATATTTCGGAGTTTAA
- the rhaM gene encoding L-rhamnose mutarotase, protein MIHKGFKMKLYDGMAEEYEKRHNELWPEMKDMIHEHGGKNYSIFLDKETMVLYGYIEIEDEELWAKGADTAINRKWWDFMADIMETNPDNSPVSEDLHLVFHLD, encoded by the coding sequence ATGATACACAAGGGTTTTAAAATGAAACTTTACGACGGTATGGCTGAGGAGTACGAAAAAAGACATAATGAGTTATGGCCGGAAATGAAGGATATGATTCACGAACACGGCGGTAAGAATTATTCAATATTCCTTGACAAAGAAACAATGGTTCTTTACGGTTATATCGAAATCGAAGATGAAGAACTTTGGGCAAAGGGTGCCGATACCGCCATCAATAGAAAATGGTGGGACTTTATGGCTGACATTATGGAAACAAATCCTGATAACAGTCCTGTTTCAGAAGATTTACACCTTGTATTCCATTTGGATTGA
- a CDS encoding ZIP family metal transporter, translating to MGEVIRGILIPFIGTTLGASCVLFMKKMMNKMVQRALTGFAAGIMVSASVWSLLIPSMDYAAEMGKFAFVPAVVGFWIGILFLLAMDHIIPHLHMDTDKAEGPKSKLKKTTMIVFAVTLHNIPEGMAVGVVYAGYLAGNMQISAMGALALAIGIAIQNFPEGAIISMPLKAEGMSKGKAFLYGVLSGVVEPIGAVLTVVASGFIIPVLPYFLSFAAGAMMYVVIEELIPEMSHGDHSNIGTVMFAVGFTLMMILDVALG from the coding sequence ATGGGCGAAGTTATAAGAGGAATATTGATACCGTTTATCGGTACAACACTTGGTGCGTCTTGCGTACTGTTTATGAAGAAAATGATGAATAAGATGGTACAGCGTGCCTTAACAGGATTTGCGGCAGGGATTATGGTTTCCGCGTCTGTGTGGAGCTTGCTTATACCGTCAATGGATTATGCAGCGGAAATGGGGAAGTTTGCATTTGTACCGGCGGTTGTGGGATTTTGGATAGGTATATTGTTTTTGCTGGCAATGGACCATATAATACCGCATTTGCATATGGATACCGATAAAGCTGAAGGTCCGAAAAGTAAATTGAAAAAGACAACAATGATTGTATTTGCTGTTACACTTCACAATATTCCAGAGGGAATGGCTGTGGGCGTTGTATATGCAGGTTATCTTGCAGGAAATATGCAAATATCGGCTATGGGTGCGTTGGCTTTGGCAATCGGTATTGCAATTCAGAATTTCCCGGAGGGAGCAATTATATCAATGCCGCTTAAAGCGGAGGGAATGAGTAAAGGAAAAGCGTTTTTATACGGTGTGCTTTCAGGTGTGGTTGAACCTATAGGCGCAGTGCTTACTGTCGTTGCGTCAGGATTTATAATACCTGTGTTGCCGTATTTCCTTAGCTTTGCCGCAGGGGCGATGATGTACGTTGTAATAGAAGAATTAATTCCCGAAATGTCACATGGTGACCACTCAAATATCGGTACTGTAATGTTTGCAGTAGGTTTTACACTTATGATGATCCTTGATGTGGCACTTGGGTAA